The genomic region CCCCATCACGGAGGACTCTGTGTCCGAAGGCAGAGCAGAGCTCATGATCCGACACCACAGCACCTTTTGCTAACACCTGGGGAATAATGAGAACAAATAACTTGTGGTTACAATTGGTAGTGCacatatttgatttgattattcTGATTATGTTGTCATAGTATACTGTACGTAGTCTTTGTGTATATgtgggtgtccggtgccttgctcaagggcaccacggcagggccaaGGAGGTGAACCGGGACGTCTCCAAGTAGCAGTTCACACTCCACATTTAGATCTGGTCGGGGAGTTGAACCGGCgcccctacggctcacagtccaagcccctgcCGGACCACGTCTGCTGCCTAAATATGCTTTATGGTTTTCTTTGGgtcatttgttctttttttaattcagtAGTTGAACCTGTCAATAGGATCGTGTGTGAGTTTATGTATTAAATGATAACTgagcattttctgtcagctcagAATTGATTTCTGCTGGTAGTATGTGCCCATGCGTTTCATTGTTGGAGTATAGGCTACTGACGGAATATGCTGAGCAGAAGACACTTTTTGTATCCTTACTATCATAGTTTGATTGATTGAGGCAGAACAAAAAGAACATAATCAGATTAAATTAGTTTTATATTATGATACTCAGATGAGGTTAGTGATTACATTTATCCACAGGTAACTAGTAATTGTAACAGAATACATTTCCTAAGTAACCCTGTGCTTGACCTACCAATCTTTCACCCAGGTATGTATGCAGGATCAAGGCAATGGTCACTCCGATGGCGAAGGTGATAGAAACAGCATAGAGATGTAGGAGTGTGGCCTGATTGGTGCGGTCCTCGTCTGTCTCTTCGGGGCCGGACACTTTTCGGTCAAACACGTATGGGCTTCCAGATACCAGCTGTTTCAGAGGGACGTCCTTTGGGTGATGGTTGAGGTCTGTGGCAGCAGCAAGGAAAAGGTTAACATTTACCACAGTAAAGAATATTCAGGTCAGGTTGATATAAATCCTGCCTGTCCCCCCACTGACATCTAATAAGGTGATTTGCAAATGAGCAATTATGAAAGGCTTACATATATTTGTATCCACTTACCACAGCTTCCGCTCAAGGCACAGAAGTCCCTTGAGCGATCAGCCAAGTCAGAAGGATCAGCAAAACTTTTGTAACCAGATTTGAActgcttgttaagttttgtTACAGGGGATAACATCCTCATATATATTTAAGAGCTCTTCACAGACACTAACCCTCCTGATTGTAAAAAGCCCGTAAGTTGAAACCTTCCCTCAGGTGAGCTTGTAATCAAACACAGCAGGTGCAATCATCTCCCAACCAATGAGATGTCAGCATTCGGACATGTCAAACTGTGAGCTCATAAACAAAGCATCAGCTGCATATTTCTCGTTTTTATTTGGCAGCAGATAAAAAAGGTTTGGTGTTTTTACATACAGGTAAATAAAAGCTAATCAATACACACATTACAACACTTTGTCCACAATCTTAGAAAGGACATGCACTCATCCACTTTAGCAAATACAAGAAAACATGGTGTGTTTCATTTCATCAGGCGGACATCTTCATATCAATTCACATCCAGTACGAAGTATAATGTAGCTGCCTGTTGTAGTGATTGGTTACATCAAGATGAGATGTATAGATTAAATATGACGAGACACAATTGAGTGTCGATGTGTGTACATTTCCCCTTTGAATAAAGGACTTCTGATGATGTGTATTTAGCGTGATACATGTTGTACGTTTATTTAAAAACAGAGCTTCAGTGGCTGAGGTTGCGATGTGCCGGCTGTTGGAGGTGAAAGGCGTGATGTTGGACTCCGGTGCGAACACGGTTCTGCCGTTGAATGGCGTTACGAGACATGTGGTGTGGGTCGACCCAGGTCTTCTTGTTGCAGGGTAGTTGTGTCACTTCAAGCAAATCTTTAGGGTGAGGAAGAGGGGCGGTGACGGCTAGACTGCTGCTCTGAACCGCAAGCTCTGGATCCAACACACTGGAGAGAAACACGAGGAAGTATGTGAGTCTAACAGCCTGAGACATTGTTCATCCACCTgaagttaaaaataaatgtaatatatttggGGGTTTGAAATGGTCCCTGTTTATTATTGTAAACACTTACATTTTTTCCCgttcaaatgtaatgtgatgtttTGAAAGGATTCCTCACCTCATGTCACTTTCCATGTTCACAGCTACGTCTTCATGGAGAGCAGAGTTTGATGGCTGTGTGTCGGCCGGCTCTGTGACCTGGTTCGCTGATGAGCTTGGCTCTGCGGAGACAGAAAGGATTTACGTCATATCATTGAGAAATAATTCAGTATACAGGAGGTTGGTGGTCTTTCTGTAGTGGTGTTTAAATGGATTTTTCCCGGATATTTTAAAGTAGGTTAGTATGAGGTACTTATCCATAGTCAGCGTTTGGTAATATGATTTCATTATTTGAGTTTGTAGTTTGCCTTCATTGGATTAAAGGCAGCCTCCAATCACGGTTATGAGTCCACATAAACATGACTTTTGGGAATTATTTAGAATAAATGCCGGGTTATGATTTAAGATAACATTTAACAATTTCCATCAAAATGATTGTGCCCTACTTACACTCcatatttctttatatattGGGACATTGCAGatagttaaattaaaaaaatgactgACCTTGATGATTCACAACAAGCCATCCTTCTTCCACCACTTCTCCAGACTTCACATCTTCAGGGGTCTCCTCCTCACCCCCAAAAAACAGACGGGTGATGGTTTTGAACATATTCTAACTTTGTCTTAGTCTTCCCTTGAGGTGTTTCTCTATACTGTTGATTCCTTGCTCAGGCGCTGCAAGAGTCTATATCTGCTTGAGACAAGAAAAGAAAAGGGCTCATCAAATCATATCACACATCTTCAATGCTTCCTTCAGTGATGCTAATCCTATTTTGACTGTTTGGGAGTGATGCCAAGAAACCCTTGCTTCATTATTATTTCAAAATTCAAGAAATCTGGGTCAGCTGACCAGGATGTCCAATGAAATGTCTTGTAATAAAGTGGTTTGAATAATGATGCCCACTCCCCAGAATGTCATTGTTGGTGTCCATCTGTTTTGGCTCATATGGGGGAGGGGTTTCTTTTATGGAACATTTTGTCAGTGCAAAAATGCCTGCTCTGCAACTTAGACTGAGGAAGGTCCATGTTGAGCCATTGCTCTATTGCATTCATTTCTGCAGTGCAAACACTTTTAACTGCCTGATGTCATCTTGCTTTCATGCAACAAGGTATAATAGACTGTATAAGGGGCATATCACTGAATTATTAAAACACTACTGCAGGCAGAGGGATCACGTCTCTGCCGAATCAAACAATCAATGTATTGCTCACTGACTTccgtttaaatatatttttggacATTGTTTCGGGTATTTGGGTCACAGAGTCCTCGGTGGTTTGCAGCCAAATCACGATATAGTATTCCTTGCATAGCTAATTAATTAAATTAAGAAAACCAATGACAGCCTGCGGTACACGTACAATGCATTTTTGGGAGGATAATATAATCGGACAAATTGTGTCTCTGGTGTCAACAACAACTTAAATGGGTGTTTTAGCATTGTCTAACGTAATGCATTCAATGAATTTGCAGTCGGCTTGCTTTTCTGTGTCCTTACCTGCTGTAGTGTTTCGCAGTTTCTCTCGCAGACCATTGTTTGGTGTAAATGCTGCTAATTTTCACAGCAGGTATATTAATGTGTTGCCTGTTAATGTTAACTAACAGCCTGTTATTGTTCTGTAATTCAAATCTGCAACCGACCCCTATGAACCGACCACAGACAACAGAAGCCCCGCCCAGAAGGAGACAGCAACCAATCAGAGGCTGTGCATCGCGCATGCGCTTTAATTAATTACTGTGAATTCAAACAGTGAATTGTTATGTCTACTGTACGTCTCTTCTTCGCATGAGCGCCCAGCCGTCTGAACTACAGCACTGGTGAATATTCGCCGCAGTGATAGACACATTAAGTTATTTCTCAATATTTGGCTGTTTAACAAACATAAGTAGGAAACCCGGAAGTAGGCAGTAAGATGCTCTGTTTATCCATGTGCTAATCGGAGGATGGCAATTCAATCCTAAACGTTCAAGAGAAGAAAGGGACTCTTGCTACGATgacgtgtatttgtgtgtgtgagctatAGACTGGTGTGAGCAGAAGCAGAACAGCTGGTTTTGGTAAGATTATTGTGCTCTGTCTGCAGGGCGTCACAAAAATTCAACTGGTCAGTCTTTGTCTCCCCCTAGTGATTGATCAATGATAAAGCCAAACCTCTTTAGAATCAGAATCGGTTTTATTAAAAGTAGGTTTACACAGGAGGAATATGTACCTCTAGTTGCCTACTATAATGTATTAAGTAAAGGTGAAAGgcctacttgagtaaa from Pseudochaenichthys georgianus chromosome 5, fPseGeo1.2, whole genome shotgun sequence harbors:
- the LOC139433811 gene encoding tumor protein p53-inducible nuclear protein 2: MFKTITRLFFGGEEETPEDVKSGEVVEEGWLVVNHQEPSSSANQVTEPADTQPSNSALHEDVAVNMESDMSVLDPELAVQSSSLAVTAPLPHPKDLLEVTQLPCNKKTWVDPHHMSRNAIQRQNRVRTGVQHHAFHLQQPAHRNLSH